From Aegilops tauschii subsp. strangulata cultivar AL8/78 chromosome 5, Aet v6.0, whole genome shotgun sequence:
TGCATCATTCTGCAAAAATAATTGTCTTCCGCATGGAAATACATCTTAAAAATAACATTATTGAGAGAAAGATAGTCGTTTTATTTTTGACCGACTACACGATTGAACATATCGTTGCATCCTATCCAAACATGTCACTAGACTACATGACTCGGATTCTTCTAGTTGCATTTTGACTTTACGCTTGAAAGCGACATGATATCACCACACGTTTCTGCCCTACGCGCTCGTTTCTACGCAAAATCACAAGCAAATCATACTCAACATCATACCACCTTTCCCAACATGAAACAGAGCTAACAGTAGAGCATAATGATGTTACAAATATAAAATAATTAACAACAATGATAAGGCAAGGCACAACACGAGCAAAATTTCTTTCCATGTATTAACTGCAACTCCAAAATCTCACATATGCAACGCCTATCATTTCTAGGCAGCTAATGTTACTTCGGGCAAGGGGTCTTTCAGTTGCAAGTCAAGACCCAGACAGATTAACACTACAAGAGCGAGCTCCCGGGCAATCCTCGAATGCTCACAAGGTAAAAACGGAATGTCTAAACTATCTCTTTTTCTCTCCTTTTTCTATCCATCTTTGCATCCTGTTCCCCACTCAAGGGGAACGCCAAAACTTTAAGAAAGCGAAAGGAAATATAAATTTTTGCCCCCAAGTATCTACAGTTCTACATGGCACAAAATGTCCTGTTTTCCAGGAGGGGTAGGGGCTGAAACTTCAGTTACTGCAGGGCAAGCTTGCATTTGTCGCCGCCGCATAAGGTGAATCTGACGACTGGAGAACCAAGTTAGGATGTACATGATGATGCTTGACTAGAAGAGAAACCCTCTGCTATGGCTGCACTGAGTGTGCGCCACACATCAGTATTTTCCGGTTGGATCAGAAAAAACAACAGCTCTGCTATGCGGTAAGCCATATATCGCGTCAACTGGATAGTGGTGGGAAATCACCATTGTCCTTGAGATGATATGGCTTAGTATTCCTGCAAATTGTGTAGTGTAGGATTATTAAGAACTGTAAATGTTGAAAACACACATAATAAATGAGTGAAGTCACAGTGAATGTGGTAAAACCAGAGAAAAGGAATGCATTTTCAAGCTGAACAGATGTGATTCAAGGTTACACTAACAAAATGGACGATTTCCATATTACAAATTAGTGTTCTAGTGTGGGTTTCACGTGGCCGTATCAATATTTTTTGCTGAAGCTAAAACCTAACACTGACCTTAATTTCTGTTTAAGAAACTAATAATTGTGGTGTGCCTCAATAGTCATTGCTGTAAAATAGTAAAGAAATAGGGATTAGCTACACGTCCCTCTATGAAACAGTTGACGTTATTGCTTTTAATTACTAAAAGGATGCATCTTACTAACCTCATTACATTAGATCTATAACCCGTTCCAGGATTTTGTCCAGGAGAGTTCGATCTCGGGGTTGAAGAAGGTTTAGTGTCAGAAGCAGAATATGGTCTGTTAGCTTGATTTTGGGAAGCACTCCTAACTTCCATGTGCAATGCCCCCAAGGTCCCAAACTCAAGTTTACTGTCATGTGGATGAATAAAGCCCCTTCCATGAATATTATCCTGTGTAGAATGGGGTGATGGAGTTGGTATCTTCAACGGAGAGGGAATTCCTTTATCATTTGCAACAGGAACATAAATCGGCAATGGTGGCTGTTGCCTCAATTCCTCAGAACGTGTCATATCTGCAGGCATGTCCACCCTACCATAACGATGATGCTTTTGATAATTATTTCGAGGGAAATAATTATTTCTTTCCCCTCGTCCAGTGGGTGGTGCCTCCATGCACAAATTCTACAATATCCATCAAGCCAGACAACTCAGATAAAAAACAAGATAGAGCGGCACAAACGGCACAAATACAGTGCCTAGCCTTGAGAAAGTAAAACTGTTCTGTAACAGAAACATAAAACTAACAGGGATATGTTCATGAATATGTATTTACAAGAGATATGGCAGCTCCAGTATCACTTTAATTCAAGCACAGGAGCATTAGTAGATTATTCTTGCAAGCATTTACATGCATGATACATGGAATAAAAAGGCACTTAGATTAATACAAAATTCAGTTTACTCGAAATGCATTTTCAAGTTGTACAAGCAGAATAATGGACAAAAAAAGGGAACATACTGGGTCGGGGAAGTAGGTGACTGCTCCATGAGGTTGCATAGGATCCTCAGTGCGATAAAACGGCTTTAAGAAGAAGTAGCCAGGTGAATAAGGACCAGGGGCCATTCTGTTTGCACTGGGATATCCATAAGCATTTTTTCTGTTATGACCATTCAGTGAGTGTTTGTTCTGATATTGTACAGGTGGTGGGGCAAGCATTGGATAGTAAATTGGATGAACTGGATAGTCTTGATGGCAACTCTGTGAATAGAGGAGATTGTTAAAATTTGTTCTGTAGTCCCCTGTGAGATCTGATAAATTGTCAATGGTGGCACACCGATCACCATCCACCTCTTTGTGCACCTTCGTTGACATCCCATTGCTCACACTAACTAAAGAACTAGTTACAAGATGTGAAGCAGATTTCATTTCCTGGTGCTCACCGCTAGAGCTATGTTCCTCCTGCTTCAAAGACCCATGATTATCTGAAATGTTGATACTACTGAGCTGATAAGATAGATCCTCACATGGATTACTGTGTAAAGGTGGATAGCCCTTGTTGTCTCTTTCAATGTTCAAGTTCACTGCAGTGCCTTGCACATCTGGGCGTACCCTGCCGAGGTTTCTCTTCAGTGTGCTCCTGAAGAATTGATTGACTTCATCCACAATAGAACTGGCAGGAACTTGAAGGATCTTTCCAAGCTTCCGGGCACCAAGATCAAAAGCACTGCGTATTCTGTAAAAGTTACCTGGGCATTCAGTAGTCGAGTTAGGCCCAGGAAATAAAATCAAACTAAGGACTATGTCCATGAAGCGGTTTGTGCACATAAGAAGAAAGTTACGTGTGTTGATCAAAACAAGACCACAAGTGCACACACAACAGACAGCCATTCAACAGCACATTTGCAAGTGAGATTAGTGGAACTGCATGATTAAATGGCAAAGAGTTTCCTTGTACACAAACCTTAAAATGAAATCCGCTAGCCGATAGAAGCCAATTGCATGCAACAGCAAGCAGTGGGAAAAGCAAGACAGTCAAAACAGCACTAGTTGCAGTAAATTAGTTAGTAGTGAACTATAAGAGGAATTAGCTCGGAAAAGGTCAATGAAGGAACAGAAAATTGGGACAAGCACATATTAACCGTAGAACTCTGAACGTGGGAAGCCCATTTCGGCCAGTCATTATGCAAACTAAACTATCTGTGATGCAAGTACATAAATTAGGGGCAAAGAAGTCAAGCAACACTTTTCTTTGAGTGGCGGTGTCAACAATGAAAATATGACATGAATATGAAATCAAAAACAATttcacatcacaacaagcaagTTAACACATCAGCTTTTCCTAAATTCCCTATAGTTGTGACATAGTTAAAAGCATAATCATCCTTTGTACCACCAAAATAAATGATCTAGAGGCAGAAAACAGACCTTTGCTGACACTGCGTCCAAGATTGTTACTCTGCTTCAATGGATCCACTATGTTGAGAAATTTTCGAGGGAACGGGCGTGTATTTCTCTCATTGTTCCTAGGGGGGGCAGTAAACATTTGAGCACATTCTCTTAGAAACTTCTCCCGCTCAAGAAAACAATCATCATGAATGCCTGATGAGTCGGCTGTGCAAGAAAAGCTATGTGATTAGCAATTATAACACAAAACATTCAATCATACACAAAGATCAGGCTGTGTACACTTACTAACTAGCTCAGGTAGGGAAGACAAGGAAATAGGACCATGTAAGCTTATACCCCTATTATCCCAGTCAAACTTGCTATAATAGTCCAGAAACCTATAGAGTACCTGTGGAAGAGCAGATAGTGATGTCACCCTTGTGAGTGTGTGCATCCTAAAGGAGCTTAGAAATGTGACAAACACAATCTTTACAAATGTGGCACACAAAAATTAAGTCAGAACTTACAGCTAATGGACCATCCAAAGACTCATGGAAGAGATGGAAGATATATAGCACTAATGTCTCCAAGGCATAGGTAGAAATTAGACCATGGTGGGCTCCAAGGATGCGGCTTTCATAATAACACCAGGCTTTTATAAGCACTATACTTCTCTTGAAAAGGTGGGTTTTTTCAAATCTTTGATCCACCTACAAAATATGGTGGTTACAAATATGCCTGGTAACGAGCAGACTGATAACAAGGAAGTTTTTTTCCCAGGTCCTACCTCAGAAGGAAGGGAAAGGGAATCATAGATGATAGATCTGCGGTTTCAAGAAAGCAACCAAGTAACTTGTGGCAACTTTGAAATATTACCTGCTCTAGAAAACAAAGCGTATATAGTCCACCAATCTGATTAAATGAGATGTCGACAACAATATTTTGGACAAAGCATTTGACTAGCTTGACCTGACATCAGAAAGGCACATCAGTTGAAACATCCTGATGATAAAATACTAACAATATGCGGCAACATGTACAACAACAAAATTTGTCCATAACCATGACATGAGATAAGACCGCTGATATGATTCTCCATTATCTCTTAATTAGGTTCCATTTGTTAGGCAAGTTAGGCCCAGGAACGAGATTAGTTGTGTAAGTTGACTATATAGTCTACTCTGGCCAATAGTATGAATAAAGCATGCAAAGATTAATTTAGTATCTCATCCCAGTTCTATCCTCGTTCCCGCTACCCAATCAGGGGGCTATTTGGCATCACGGCTAGTCAACCCAGAAGACCATCTCCCACAGCTACCCGCTCCAGGTCAATCCACCGCCAAGCATCCCACCACACGACATGATCACAGTAAACAATTCCTTTTTATCAAATATGAATGATATATAAGATAATGACATTCTCATTGGTTTCATATGAAAAGATGAATACTTCTGTTGTTCTTCCCCCAATTTATGGTAGGACAAGAATGATATCAACAGTTTGGTTAAATCACAGGAATGTCATTACCCAGCCTTATATAACATACTTAAAAATGAGCATTCATAAGAAGATGGCAGCTACTATGTGAATAGACAATTAGTACCccaaaaaaaaactaaaacagAGAGCAATTCGAAGGCGCACCTCAGCATTTATATACTGGACATCTTTGATTTCAAATTCAGCATCTTCGCGCCGCTCTTCTGATTCCAGAATGGCACGTACCTCATTTGCCAGGCTTTCATCAGAACATGTATAACCGAAAGCAGCCAAGTCAATATCTCCATCAGGAAGATATGTTTTCAGTGGAACGGATCCAAATGGAAAGACCTGGTTTGAAAAAGGGAAAAAAGGTTAATTTTGTACTTCTATAGGCTGTCGAATTATTCAAGATAACCATTAAAAAAATATCAATCTCAGTACAGGAATAAAAGCACAAGCAATAATTCTTTTCCAACTTTGGTACacaattactccctccgtccgaaaatacttgtcatcaaaatggatagaaagagatgtatctagaactaaaatacgtctagatacatccccttttatccattttgatgacaagtatttccggacggagggagtacaaacaAAAAAAATGTGATTTCATGGTTTTTCTCTAATGCCATCTCCAGAAGTGACGGTATTATTACTTTTTCAACATGTGAAATAGTATGAAGTGTAAAGCATATTGAGCATACCAAGTAAAGTGCCATCACATTTCACTGATTTCCATGCAGAACTTCAATTATCCCTACGCGCCAAGTAGACTATTTATAGCAAATTCTAACTACATTAGCCAGATATCCAGGGAAAAATGATCCAAGACACCTAACTAACTAATTGTGTAACAAACATGTACATAACCCTTCCTCGGATACAACTAACTATATGCAGAAACATGGTTTTATTGCACGCACAAATATAGTAAGATAAGGGCATTTATCCAAAAGGATCATACTAACACGAACAAGATATGGAGGCCCAAAATGGTCACTAAGTTAAGTTATACCCAATCCTCAGACCCAAGACTGACAAGTCATTGATCAATCCGCACTTGTCGTAAATAGATAGTAAAGCAATATGATGAGGGAACTCGAGTGCATGCCCGACAAGGGGCAATGAAACATTCATGGCCAATAAAAACTCAGACATATAAATAATGTCAGGATTCCAAATATAGCAACAAGTATATCTCTTTGATGGCATTGGCAGCGCTAGCACGATCACACTGGAGCCAGAGTACACCTAAAACGAAACTGCAAGCATGGTAACCATGAAATGAGTAGTAGCAATATGCGCCACAGGTTATCCTGGCAACAATTCCATGACCTAAAGGATAAATCAGAACTGTGAGGAATCCTCCTAAAGGGCTCCCAGGCATATAACAGGGATGATCTCAAAGTTGTCACGCTGCGAATAGATTCGCAACTACACACCTGCGCGCCTTGCACATGTCCGTCATGCGCAAAGCAAAGGAATTGTGCAGTTTGTCGTGCAACGGGACAGTAAGGAAAGCATATCGAGTAAAAATTGGAGCATGCCGGAAATGGAGTAACTGGTACCGAGCAGCCGACGGAACACTTGACGAGGCGTTGGATGTAGTCGACAACGGCCGCACGGCGCCCCTCCGAGGCGACGGTTGGCTGGATCCGGCACATGACACCGAGCGCGGCGGCCTCGAAAGGCGCCCATGCGTCCGGGGGGATAGAGGAGGGGTCCGGGTTCGCCAGCGCATGCTCGAGCTCGGGCACGAGCGCCACCGAGCACTCGTCGATGTCGACCATGGACGCTGGAAGCCCCCCGCACCCACGACTTCGCCGGAGGCGCGGAGCGAGCGCCGCTGGAGAAGAAGACGGAAGCTTGGGGCGACGAGGGAGAACCGCTGGAGACGGCGAGGGAAGGACAGCACCGACAAGCAACTTAAAGTGGATGCTAGGGTTCGACAGAGGTGATCGTCGACGAGGGTGCAGTCGCGATCTGCGCGCcgccggcgaggggaggggatAGGGAGAACCGGGGTAGAGGGAAAACGAAATTAGGGATTTCTATATCATTTTTATATGTGAAGGAAAACAAAGGTCAGCATTTTTTTTCCTCCCTCCCTGCCTCCTCACACCTCTTCCCTCAGGATGtcctcttcccccctcttctttgGGTGTGTGTGCTTTGAGCTCTCATTGCATCATCCAAAGACCTTGTTGAGATTTAGTGTAGGGTTTATGGCACAACCTTCCAAGGGCACGAACCGAAGCCTCGCTCTTTCAAATCTTTATTGCGTGCGAAGCCTTGCCCTATGTTGGATTATCCCTGGTGATTGTGTGGCGATGGGGCAATGTCAAGGAAGTGGCGAGGGCGGTGATCGGTAACGGCAAGGGCAGGTGGATGAATGAAGGAATCTTTCCATATGGAACCGACGATACACGCTACATGATTCAATGTCTACAAGGTAGGGAAGAGGGGGAGGGAAAAATCGGGTCTTATAAAAGTACTAGGTACTAAAGGGGAGAGAGTAGTGTTCAAGAAAAGGGGAGAGAGTAAAAAGAAGGTGCGAAATAGGTAACCGCTCACATGTCTCGCGACCTGATGGAACTAGATGCAACGAAGAGCATGCTCGCTTTTCTCTGCTAGCCATCATCGGACCACCGTCATGCTAGCCAAGGTGAGTGAAATCGTAGTGGTGTGACTGAGCAGCAGCGCAACGAAGAAAAGAGCACATCCACAAGAGAGCAGCAGCTGAAGGGGAAAGAAGAAGTGAGGAGGCAAGAGCGTAAACTCTCCCCCTCTCGTCCATTCCCATTTATAGGCCGACAAGAGGCGATACGGCAGTAGCCAATCCCTGTCACGTGGCAGGCAAATCCCCTCGTATCCCAGTATTGCCCATGAGAATTGAAGGGACCACCATTATTGTCCGCGAGAATCGAGGCACCCGCCTTCGGGCGATGGGATGTGGCCTAGGTGGGCCTATGCCCACTCCTACATGTCACTTTGACCAGCAGATCAGGTCTGACACGCAGTCTGACTTGACTAGCTGAAGAGACCGGTCTGGTCTGACTGACAAGACTGGAATAGCGAATTTCACAAGTGTTGCACGGAAATTTGGCTCGTGAAGGCATGTTGTGCGGGGAATTTCTCTTTGCTTGGATCGGCTATTTTCATCAACAATTCAAGACCGAAATGGTCCATCTGACTTCAGAAACAGCACGGCCATAGGAGGCCGGTGACGAACAGTTGTTGTTAAGGGATCTTTGAAGAACCAGTTTCAACCTTGGCGGGCGAAAAGACGATATTGCAATTTGGTACAAGTCCGGATGCTGCCAAGCTTGAAGATCAGTCCAGGGACTACTGGCGATGTTGCTGAAAGTGCAGAAAAACGCAGATCCCTCAGTTGGGTAGCGAGCGTAACCGAGGAGGCTGCAGCGACCCTAGAGGATATTAAAGCCCTCCTTGCCACAAATCCCATCTTGGCAGCACGGGGCATATGTGAGCCGATGATATTGTACATCTCGGCCACACTGGTGGTCAGCGCAGTACTCGTGGTCGAACGAGAAATGGAGGGTCACAAGTTCCAAGTCAAAAAGCCCGTTTATTACGTCTCTGAGGTCTTAACCCCGTGCAAGACATGCTACCgtcactatcaaaagatagcctACACCGTCTTTATGGCGTCAACAAAACTTTGGCACTACTTCCAAGAATGCTCCGTAACCGTGGCAtccaactgaaggaaatatgccctagaggcaataataaagttattatttatttcctcatatcatgataagtgtttattattcatgctagaattgtattaaccggaaacataatacatgtgtgaatacatagacaaacatagtgtcactagtatgcctctacttgactagctcgttgatcaaagatggttgagtttcctagccatagacatgagttgtcatttgattaaggggatcacatcattaggataatgatgtgattgacttgacccatttcgttggcttagcacttgattgtttagtttactgctattgctttctccataacttatacatgttcctatgactatgagattatgcaactcccgaataccggaggaacactttgtgtgctaccaaacgtcataacgtaactgggtgattataaagatgctctacaggtgtctccgatggtgttcgttgagttggcatagatcga
This genomic window contains:
- the LOC109753437 gene encoding uncharacterized protein isoform X1; amino-acid sequence: MVDIDECSVALVPELEHALANPDPSSIPPDAWAPFEAAALGVMCRIQPTVASEGRRAAVVDYIQRLVKCSVGCSVFPFGSVPLKTYLPDGDIDLAAFGYTCSDESLANEVRAILESEERREDAEFEIKDVQYINAEVKLVKCFVQNIVVDISFNQIGGLYTLCFLEQVDQRFEKTHLFKRSIVLIKAWCYYESRILGAHHGLISTYALETLVLYIFHLFHESLDGPLAVLYRFLDYYSKFDWDNRGISLHGPISLSSLPELVTDSSGIHDDCFLEREKFLRECAQMFTAPPRNNERNTRPFPRKFLNIVDPLKQSNNLGRSVSKGNFYRIRSAFDLGARKLGKILQVPASSIVDEVNQFFRSTLKRNLGRVRPDVQGTAVNLNIERDNKGYPPLHSNPCEDLSYQLSSINISDNHGSLKQEEHSSSGEHQEMKSASHLVTSSLVSVSNGMSTKVHKEVDGDRCATIDNLSDLTGDYRTNFNNLLYSQSCHQDYPVHPIYYPMLAPPPVQYQNKHSLNGHNRKNAYGYPSANRMAPGPYSPGYFFLKPFYRTEDPMQPHGAVTYFPDPNLCMEAPPTGRGERNNYFPRNNYQKHHRYGRVDMPADMTRSEELRQQPPLPIYVPVANDKGIPSPLKIPTPSPHSTQDNIHGRGFIHPHDSKLEFGTLGALHMEVRSASQNQANRPYSASDTKPSSTPRSNSPGQNPGTGYRSNVMRNTKPYHLKDNGDFPPLSS
- the LOC109753437 gene encoding uncharacterized protein isoform X2, producing MVDIDECSVALVPELEHALANPDPSSIPPDAWAPFEAAALGVMCRIQPTVASEGRRAAVVDYIQRLVKCSVGCSVFPFGSVPLKTYLPDGDIDLAAFGYTCSDESLANEVRAILESEERREDAEFEIKDVQYINAEVKLVKCFVQNIVVDISFNQIGGLYTLCFLEQVDQRFEKTHLFKRSIVLIKAWCYYESRILGAHHGLISTYALETLVLYIFHLFHESLDGPLAVLYRFLDYYSKFDWDNRGISLHGPISLSSLPELVTDSSGIHDDCFLEREKFLRECAQMFTAPPRNNERNTRPFPRKFLNIVDPLKQSNNLGRSVSKGNFYRIRSAFDLGARKLGKILQVPASSIVDEVNQFFRSTLKRNLGRVRPDVQGTAVNLNIERDNKGYPPLHSNPCEDLSYQLSSINISDNHGSLKQEEHSSSGEHQEMKSASHLVTSSLVSVSNGMSTKVHKEVDGDRCATIDNLSDLTGDYRTNFNNLLYSQSCHQDYPVHPIYYPMLAPPPVQYQNKHSLNGHNRKNAYGYPSANRMAPGPYSPGYFFLKPFYRTEDPMQPHGAVTYFPDPNLCMEAPPTGRGERNNYFPRNNYQKHHRYGRVDMPADMTRSEELRQQPPLPIYVPVANDKGIPSPLKIPTPSPHSTQDNIHGRGFIHPHDSKLEFGTLGALHMEVRSASQNQANRPYSASDTKPSSTPRSNSPGQNPGTGYRSNVMSNDY